The DNA segment GCCGCGACGGCGAGACCGTTCTCGGCGGAACCCTGGTCTCGGCCGGGATGGGCGACGTTGTCGGCCTGACGATTCTCCAACTCCACGCCGACCACCTGATCCGGAACTGGTTGTCGGCCCATCAACAGGGAGATTCGTTTTCGTGCGGCCCGAAGACCACCGTGAGTCCGGCGGGTCTGCGCCACAAGAACCGCGACATCGCGTGGGACCGGGTACGCGATATCGACTTCTCCTGGACCGCGACCGACCCGCTCGCCACCGTGCGCTCGGACGGGCGGCGCACGCTGCGCATCCCGCTGACCGAGCTGCGTAATGCCGCCGCGTTCGCCAAGATCAGCGGACTACTCACCACTCGCGGTCCGGAGCGAGTCGCCCCCTGACCGCACGCCGCACTGTTCCGTGACCACCCCGGAGACATCCGACGGTCCACTGTGGATGTCGTCAGCCCGGCCGCGCCGCCGGAACGACGTCAGCCGTCGGCAAGCCGCGAAGGAAAGCCCCCGGTCGCGATGGGCCCCCATCGTTCGATGCCGATCCTGATCAACGACTTGTTCTGCCTGACCATCGCTTCCCTGTACTCGGCCCAGTCAGGGTGCTCCCCGGAAATACAACGGAAGTACTCGACGAGACCCTCGACGGCATCCGGCATGTCCAGTACCTCGGCGATGCCGTCGACCTGGACGTAAGGTCCGTTCCACTCATCTGAGAGCACACACATCGACACGCGCGGATCGCGGCGCGCGTTGTGTGTCTTGGCCCGCTCCGGATAGGTCGAAACGACGAGCCTGCCCTCGCCGTCCACACCGCAGGTGACCGGAGACATCTGTGGCCCGCCGTCAGCTCTGCTGGTCAACAGCACCCCGCGATGGCGAGGCTTGAGGAACTTCACGAGTTCGGCTCGGTCGACACGGTCGGCCGCGGCCACGGATGCCATGCGTCGCCATCCCTTCAGTCGGTTACCGCCGTCAGCGCTCGCTCACACGAGGAAACTGAACAGCGGACTGTCCGGTGAGACCTGTTCGATGCGATGCGGAGCGGCGTCCATCCGCTTCAACATGGGTTCCAGATCCTCGGGCGCGCCCAGTTCGACGCCGACCAGCGCGGGCCCGGTCTCCCTGTTGTTGCGTTTGACGTACTCGAACAACGTGATGTCGTCGTCGGGGCCGAGCACGTCGTCGAGAAACCGGCGCAGTGCTCCCGGCTCCTGAGGGAACTCCACCAGGAAGTAGTGCTTGCGCCCCTCGAACACGAGCGCCCGCTCGACGATCTCGGCGTAGCGGCTGACGTCGTTGTTTCCGCCGGAGAGAATGCACACCACCGTCGCGCCGGGTGCGAGCCCGAGATCCAGGTTCAACGCGGAAGCGGCCAGCGCGCCCGCCGGCTCACTGATGATGCCGTCCGACTGGTAGAGGTCGAGCATTTCGACACAGATCTGACCTTCGGGCACCGCGACGAGTTTCGGGTTCCGCTCCGCCGCGATCGCGTAGGTGAACTGCCCGACCTGCTTCACCGCCGCACCGTCGACGAAGGGATCGACCTCATCCAAAGGCGCGGGTCCGCCTTCGGCCAGTGCCAGCGCCATGCTCGCTCCGCCTGCCGGCTCGGCGCCGATGACCGTGACGCCGGGGTGAGTCTCCCTCAGCCAGGTCAGAGTTCCCGCGAGCAGTCCACCACCGCCGACCGGCACGACGATCGCGTCAGGTGCCTTACCGAGTTGCTCGATGATCTCCTTGACCACCGTGCCCTGCCCCGCGATCGTGCGGGGGTGATCGAACGCGGGGATC comes from the Prauserella marina genome and includes:
- a CDS encoding PPOX class F420-dependent oxidoreductase; its protein translation is MASVAAADRVDRAELVKFLKPRHRGVLLTSRADGGPQMSPVTCGVDGEGRLVVSTYPERAKTHNARRDPRVSMCVLSDEWNGPYVQVDGIAEVLDMPDAVEGLVEYFRCISGEHPDWAEYREAMVRQNKSLIRIGIERWGPIATGGFPSRLADG
- the ilvA gene encoding threonine ammonia-lyase IlvA, which produces MADVLAAAERFTGVIPASPLQRNERLSIRHDLDVWIKREDLNTVRSYKGRGAYNLISGLSAEQRERGVVCASAGNHGQGVAFACASIGVTARVYLPRTTPRQKRDRVARLGGAHVQIVVEGETYDDAAAAARDHAESTGMTLIPAFDHPRTIAGQGTVVKEIIEQLGKAPDAIVVPVGGGGLLAGTLTWLRETHPGVTVIGAEPAGGASMALALAEGGPAPLDEVDPFVDGAAVKQVGQFTYAIAAERNPKLVAVPEGQICVEMLDLYQSDGIISEPAGALAASALNLDLGLAPGATVVCILSGGNNDVSRYAEIVERALVFEGRKHYFLVEFPQEPGALRRFLDDVLGPDDDITLFEYVKRNNRETGPALVGVELGAPEDLEPMLKRMDAAPHRIEQVSPDSPLFSFLV